In Syntrophotaleaceae bacterium, a genomic segment contains:
- the ptsP gene encoding phosphoenolpyruvate--protein phosphotransferase yields MMDSEKTEISKGREERILFGIGASPGIAIGSTYILDRTRIKAVERIIPPEETEGEIQSFREAVLKAKLQLENVKKGVADHRLVEHLHIIDTHLLILEDQMLIGDTIRIIREERINAEGALKRTLDRFREVFDSIQDEYLRDRRTDIDSVGERLLRNLIGQTEQSLSEIDRKAVVVAHDLSPADTMQMDKSCIIGFITDVGGRTSHTAILARSLGIPAVIGLETATVQIRESMPVIIDGTSGTVILNPQPDTFKRYLEKKQFYEYLEKELASYRRLAAETLDGHRIILRGNVELAEEIPLALREGAQGVGLFRTEFLYMNRSKLPTEEEQYQTYREVVEKMAPHPVTIRTLDVGGDKLVSGIDLSDEGNPAMGLRAIRFSLKERKLFETQLRAILRASQHGRVRILLPMITGLAEIESCKKLLEKIKQDLRNEGFAFKPDVKLGIMVETPSAAMIAELLAREVDFLSVGTNDLIQYCLAVDRGNEHVAYLYEPLHPAVLRALQMTCQAARKAGIEVGICGEMASEPLYTPVLLALGFDELSMNAPYISKVKRIIRQVRRDECVRLLDELFRLGTAPEVAKRLEVEMKSRFPKLFGSDAGC; encoded by the coding sequence ATGATGGATTCGGAGAAGACTGAAATCAGCAAGGGCCGGGAAGAAAGGATCCTCTTCGGTATCGGTGCATCGCCGGGGATTGCCATCGGCTCCACCTATATTCTTGACCGGACACGGATCAAGGCTGTAGAGCGCATCATTCCCCCCGAAGAGACCGAAGGGGAGATCCAGTCCTTCCGGGAAGCTGTTCTAAAGGCGAAACTGCAGCTGGAGAATGTCAAAAAGGGGGTTGCCGATCACCGCCTTGTCGAACATCTGCACATTATCGACACTCATCTGCTCATCCTCGAGGACCAGATGCTGATCGGGGACACGATCCGAATCATCCGGGAGGAGAGGATCAACGCCGAAGGGGCGCTCAAGCGCACCCTGGACCGGTTCCGGGAGGTTTTCGACAGCATTCAGGATGAGTATCTGCGGGATCGTCGAACCGATATCGACTCTGTGGGCGAGCGGCTGCTGCGCAATCTTATCGGCCAGACCGAACAATCCCTGTCGGAGATCGACCGCAAGGCGGTGGTGGTGGCCCATGATCTTTCTCCCGCCGATACCATGCAGATGGATAAGAGTTGCATCATCGGTTTCATTACCGATGTGGGGGGACGGACGTCGCACACTGCCATTCTCGCCCGCTCCCTGGGAATTCCGGCGGTCATAGGTCTAGAGACGGCTACGGTTCAGATCCGCGAATCGATGCCCGTCATTATCGACGGTACCAGCGGCACGGTCATTCTCAATCCCCAACCCGACACCTTCAAGCGGTATCTCGAAAAAAAACAGTTCTATGAATATCTGGAAAAGGAACTGGCCAGCTACCGCCGGCTGGCGGCCGAGACTCTGGACGGCCACCGGATCATACTCCGCGGCAATGTCGAACTGGCCGAGGAGATTCCCCTGGCCTTGCGGGAGGGCGCTCAGGGAGTGGGGCTGTTCCGCACAGAATTCCTTTACATGAACCGTTCCAAACTGCCCACGGAAGAGGAACAGTACCAGACATACCGTGAGGTGGTCGAAAAGATGGCTCCTCATCCGGTCACCATCCGCACCCTGGATGTCGGCGGCGACAAGCTTGTCTCCGGGATCGATCTGTCGGATGAGGGGAATCCGGCCATGGGTTTGCGGGCGATCCGTTTTTCCTTGAAGGAACGCAAGCTTTTCGAAACCCAGCTGCGTGCCATCCTGAGAGCCTCCCAGCATGGCCGGGTCAGGATTCTCCTGCCCATGATCACCGGTCTGGCTGAAATCGAAAGCTGCAAGAAACTGCTGGAAAAGATCAAACAGGATTTGCGCAATGAAGGGTTTGCCTTCAAGCCCGACGTAAAACTCGGCATTATGGTCGAGACCCCCTCGGCAGCCATGATCGCCGAACTGCTGGCCCGTGAGGTTGATTTCCTGTCGGTAGGAACCAACGACCTGATTCAGTACTGCCTGGCCGTGGACCGTGGCAACGAGCATGTGGCCTATCTTTACGAACCCCTTCATCCCGCGGTGCTCAGAGCACTGCAGATGACCTGCCAAGCCGCCCGCAAGGCGGGTATCGAGGTGGGCATCTGCGGCGAAATGGCATCGGAGCCTCTCTATACACCGGTACTGCTCGCTTTGGGATTCGACGAACTGTCCATGAATGCCCCTTACATTTCGAAGGTCAAGCGGATCATTCGTCAGGTCCGGCGGGATGAATGCGTCCGCCTGCTGGATGAACTGTTCCGGTTGGGCACAGCCCCCGAAGTCGCCAAGCGGCTCGAGGTGGAAATGAAAAGCAGATTTCCCAAACTGTTCGGTTCAGACGCCGGTTGCTGA
- the metK gene encoding methionine adenosyltransferase, which yields MTDFLFTSESVSEGHPDKVADQISDSVLDAIIAQDPLCRVACETLVTTGMAMIAGEITTNARIDYPEVVRQTIREIGYDDSSIGFDWETCAVLVSIDRQSPDISQGVTEGEGLFKEQGAGDQGLMFGYACDETSQLMPMPIVFAHRLTQRMAEVRKTGLLNFLRPDSKSQVSIQYINDKPIRVDTVVVSSQHVPEVAYETLREGLIEEVVKKVIPMDMLDENTKYFVNPTGRFVVGGPQGDCGLTGRKIIVDTYGGHGSHGGGAFSGKDPSKVDRSASYMARYVAKNVVAAGLAKKCEVQIAYAIGVAEPVSIMINTFGTGVIPSNQIARVVREEFDMRPAAIIKTLDLLRPIYKKTAAYGHFGRELPEFTWERTDRIDSLRQRAGI from the coding sequence ATGACCGATTTTCTTTTTACGTCCGAGTCTGTCAGTGAAGGGCATCCCGACAAGGTGGCCGACCAGATTTCCGACAGCGTGCTTGATGCCATTATCGCCCAGGATCCCCTTTGCCGGGTGGCCTGCGAAACCCTTGTCACCACCGGGATGGCCATGATCGCCGGCGAAATCACCACCAATGCCCGAATCGATTATCCGGAGGTGGTCCGGCAGACCATCAGAGAGATTGGCTACGACGACTCAAGCATCGGCTTCGATTGGGAAACCTGCGCAGTGCTGGTTTCCATAGACCGGCAGTCTCCTGACATCTCACAGGGCGTTACCGAAGGGGAGGGGCTTTTCAAGGAGCAGGGCGCGGGAGATCAGGGGTTGATGTTCGGCTATGCCTGCGACGAAACTTCGCAGCTGATGCCCATGCCTATCGTATTCGCCCATCGTCTGACCCAGCGGATGGCCGAAGTGCGCAAGACAGGGTTGCTCAACTTCCTGCGCCCGGACAGCAAATCCCAGGTTTCCATTCAGTACATCAACGACAAGCCGATCCGGGTCGATACCGTTGTTGTTTCCTCGCAACACGTTCCTGAGGTGGCTTACGAAACCCTCCGCGAAGGTCTCATCGAAGAAGTGGTGAAAAAGGTCATTCCCATGGATATGCTCGATGAGAATACCAAATATTTCGTCAACCCGACCGGTCGCTTCGTGGTCGGCGGGCCCCAGGGGGACTGCGGACTGACCGGCCGAAAAATCATTGTCGACACCTACGGCGGGCATGGGTCCCACGGCGGTGGAGCCTTCTCCGGCAAGGACCCCTCCAAAGTTGACCGCAGTGCCTCCTACATGGCCCGCTATGTAGCCAAGAACGTGGTGGCAGCCGGTCTGGCGAAGAAATGCGAGGTTCAGATCGCCTATGCCATCGGTGTAGCCGAACCTGTATCGATCATGATCAATACCTTCGGCACCGGTGTCATCCCTTCCAACCAGATTGCCCGGGTGGTACGGGAAGAATTCGACATGCGGCCGGCGGCGATCATCAAAACCCTCGATTTGCTGCGGCCCATCTACAAAAAAACCGCAGCCTACGGACACTTCGGCCGGGAACTCCCCGAGTTTACCTGGGAGCGCACCGACCGCATCGACTCCTTGCGGCAGCGGGCGGGAATCTGA
- a CDS encoding TIGR04283 family arsenosugar biosynthesis glycosyltransferase, giving the protein MSHQIGFPLSIIVPVFNEADRLADLFAELERQQAVAFEVLICDGGSTDETLEAARRLGEKASFPCRILISPPGRGRQMNAGAVASGGRFLLFLHVDSSFPDSGALAKGLQAMAGEMERRGSDRVAGHFALRFQREGSSPSLAYYFYEVKACLGRPGTIHGDQGFLLPQKFFRLIGPFDESLGYMEDDRLAVRVFQKGCWSLLPARLQTSARRFEREGFFRRQVLNALIISLEEAGRNDLLQELPNLYRHQQAAGRLRVKPFFARVRRALCDLSAEERRCFWDSSGRLLAANIWQIFLLADAWRGYRKDIPQETVSIDALSWYEKHLEKTFKSSFGIKLCILATWLWLHLQAGFPMLSSRREV; this is encoded by the coding sequence ATGTCTCATCAGATCGGTTTTCCTCTTTCCATAATCGTTCCGGTGTTTAACGAGGCCGATCGATTGGCTGACCTTTTCGCTGAATTGGAGCGGCAGCAGGCGGTTGCTTTCGAGGTGCTTATCTGTGATGGGGGATCCACCGATGAAACCCTCGAAGCGGCTCGCCGATTGGGCGAAAAGGCCTCTTTCCCCTGCCGCATCCTGATCAGTCCGCCAGGTCGAGGCCGGCAGATGAATGCCGGTGCCGTTGCCAGCGGAGGCCGTTTTCTGCTGTTTCTGCATGTCGACAGCTCCTTTCCCGATTCCGGGGCATTAGCCAAAGGTCTGCAGGCAATGGCAGGAGAAATGGAGCGCCGCGGGAGCGACAGGGTCGCCGGGCATTTCGCCCTCAGGTTTCAACGGGAGGGTTCTTCCCCATCCCTGGCCTACTATTTCTATGAGGTAAAGGCCTGTCTTGGCCGGCCGGGAACGATTCATGGTGATCAGGGTTTTTTGTTGCCCCAAAAATTTTTTCGCCTCATAGGCCCGTTTGACGAGTCTCTCGGCTACATGGAAGATGATCGCCTTGCCGTGAGAGTTTTTCAGAAGGGATGCTGGAGTCTGTTGCCCGCCCGTTTGCAGACCTCTGCACGCCGGTTTGAAAGGGAGGGGTTCTTCCGCCGTCAGGTCCTGAACGCCCTTATTATCTCCCTGGAAGAGGCCGGTCGAAATGATCTGCTGCAAGAACTCCCCAATCTCTATCGCCACCAGCAGGCTGCCGGGCGACTCCGGGTGAAGCCCTTCTTCGCGAGGGTCCGCAGGGCTCTTTGTGACCTGTCGGCAGAGGAGCGCCGCTGTTTTTGGGACTCCTCGGGGCGTCTACTGGCTGCCAACATCTGGCAGATTTTTCTGCTGGCCGACGCCTGGCGCGGCTACCGGAAAGACATTCCTCAGGAAACGGTATCGATCGATGCTCTTTCCTGGTATGAAAAGCATCTGGAGAAAACGTTTAAAAGCAGTTTTGGGATTAAACTCTGCATTCTTGCCACCTGGCTCTGGCTGCACTTGCAGGCAGGATTTCCAATGTTATCCAGTCGACGGGAAGTGTGA
- a CDS encoding metalloregulator ArsR/SmtB family transcription factor, translating into MLLTLKALADSSRLRLLAVLAGGEFTVQELTAILKMGQSRISHHLKVLAREKLVTFNRQGTWAYYRLQKDNPLFGEIWPALEKRLHLLPEEAGDRRRLLEVLESRRRRSQFFFDAFAEQWDQLSRQVLPTADYQAQLLGMIPCCRILLEVGAGTGGLLPALCNKADRLLVVDHSRAMLDRAIARSEEERLCAIDFRLGDMHHLPLMDGETEWAVLNMVLHHAANPSAVLQELVRTISAGGGLLIADLQRHDQEWTREKMADQWLGFEAREIEEWMMAAGFTDIRSERVAGGPEELDVLLCVAWKK; encoded by the coding sequence ATGTTGCTGACCTTGAAGGCTCTGGCGGATTCCTCTCGCCTGCGCCTGCTGGCCGTTCTGGCCGGCGGCGAATTCACCGTGCAGGAATTGACGGCCATTCTAAAAATGGGTCAATCGAGAATTTCCCATCATCTGAAGGTTTTGGCGAGGGAAAAACTGGTAACCTTCAACCGCCAGGGAACCTGGGCCTACTATCGTTTGCAGAAAGACAACCCCCTGTTCGGGGAAATTTGGCCCGCCCTGGAAAAACGTCTGCACCTGCTGCCGGAAGAAGCCGGGGATCGCCGCCGCTTGCTGGAAGTTCTGGAAAGCCGCCGGCGTCGCAGCCAGTTTTTTTTCGATGCCTTTGCCGAGCAGTGGGATCAGCTGTCGCGGCAGGTTCTGCCCACGGCCGATTATCAAGCTCAGCTGTTGGGGATGATTCCTTGTTGCAGGATATTGCTGGAGGTTGGGGCCGGCACCGGCGGGCTTCTGCCTGCCCTTTGCAACAAAGCCGACCGTCTGCTGGTAGTCGATCATTCCCGGGCCATGCTGGACAGAGCCATTGCTCGCTCCGAGGAGGAGCGGCTCTGCGCCATCGATTTTCGGCTCGGGGATATGCATCATCTGCCCCTTATGGATGGAGAAACAGAGTGGGCGGTCCTCAATATGGTGCTTCACCATGCCGCCAATCCTTCGGCTGTTCTGCAGGAACTGGTCCGGACGATCTCGGCCGGCGGGGGCCTGCTGATTGCAGATCTGCAGCGGCACGATCAGGAATGGACCCGGGAGAAGATGGCAGATCAGTGGCTCGGCTTCGAGGCCCGGGAGATTGAAGAATGGATGATGGCCGCCGGGTTCACCGACATCCGGTCGGAAAGGGTTGCCGGAGGGCCGGAAGAGCTCGATGTTCTGCTGTGTGTTGCGTGGAAAAAATGA
- the ahcY gene encoding adenosylhomocysteinase, which yields MKRQAKIAPDYLVKDMALADWGRKEIRMAEAEMPGLMALREEFGESRPLAGARITGSLHMTIQTAVLIETLVALGAEVRWASCNIFSTQDHAAAAIAAAGIPVFAFKGETLEEYWQFTKAALAHEKGPNLIVDDGGDATLLVHRGAAREAEFERTGQIPPVSAENKELAIVDRLLNDTLREDPHCWRRMAKGLVGVSEETTTGVHRLYHMAREGRLLFPAFNVNDSVTKSKFDNLYGCRESLIDGLKRATDVMVAGKKCVVLGYGDVGKGCAQAFRGMGAMVHVTEIDPICALQAAMEGFPVVRMEEACSWGDIFVTTTGNVDVITRQHMNCMKDEAIVCNIGHFDSEIQVDALYDDPALKVHEVKPQVDQIEWPDGKRITVLARGRLVNLGCATGHPSFVMSASFTNQVLAQIELWTQQGKYGNQVYVLPKQLDEKVARLHLGKLGAQLTEMTEKQADYLGVPVAGPYKSEHYRY from the coding sequence ATGAAACGGCAGGCGAAAATCGCGCCCGATTACCTGGTCAAGGATATGGCCCTGGCCGATTGGGGACGGAAGGAAATCCGCATGGCCGAAGCGGAAATGCCCGGTCTGATGGCCCTGCGGGAAGAGTTCGGAGAATCCCGCCCCCTGGCGGGAGCGCGCATCACGGGCTCCCTTCATATGACCATTCAGACGGCTGTTCTGATCGAGACGCTGGTCGCCCTCGGCGCCGAAGTTCGCTGGGCGAGCTGCAACATTTTCTCCACCCAGGATCATGCCGCCGCCGCCATCGCCGCAGCCGGCATACCGGTTTTCGCCTTCAAGGGGGAAACACTGGAGGAGTACTGGCAGTTCACCAAAGCTGCCCTTGCTCACGAAAAGGGGCCCAACCTGATCGTGGATGACGGCGGGGATGCCACCCTGCTGGTGCACCGGGGAGCGGCCAGGGAAGCGGAGTTCGAGAGAACCGGCCAGATCCCGCCTGTTTCCGCTGAAAACAAGGAGCTGGCGATCGTCGACCGCTTGCTTAACGATACACTGCGGGAGGATCCCCACTGCTGGCGGCGGATGGCCAAGGGGCTGGTCGGAGTCAGCGAAGAGACCACCACCGGGGTTCACAGGCTTTATCACATGGCCCGGGAAGGGCGGCTGCTGTTTCCTGCGTTCAACGTCAACGATTCCGTCACCAAGAGCAAGTTCGACAATCTGTACGGCTGCCGGGAGTCCCTGATCGATGGCCTCAAGCGCGCCACCGATGTCATGGTGGCGGGCAAGAAGTGCGTCGTGCTCGGCTACGGGGATGTCGGCAAGGGGTGCGCCCAGGCCTTCCGCGGCATGGGCGCCATGGTTCATGTCACGGAAATCGATCCGATCTGCGCTCTGCAGGCCGCCATGGAAGGCTTTCCCGTGGTGCGTATGGAGGAAGCCTGTTCCTGGGGGGACATTTTCGTCACCACCACCGGCAACGTCGATGTGATCACCCGTCAACACATGAACTGCATGAAGGACGAGGCGATCGTCTGCAACATAGGGCACTTCGACTCTGAAATCCAGGTCGATGCATTGTACGACGATCCGGCTCTGAAAGTGCACGAGGTCAAGCCTCAGGTCGACCAGATCGAGTGGCCCGACGGCAAGCGTATAACTGTTCTGGCGCGAGGCAGGCTGGTCAACCTCGGCTGCGCGACCGGTCATCCCTCTTTCGTCATGTCCGCGTCCTTCACCAACCAAGTGCTGGCCCAGATCGAACTCTGGACACAGCAAGGCAAGTACGGCAACCAGGTTTACGTCCTGCCGAAACAGCTGGACGAAAAAGTCGCCCGCCTGCATCTCGGCAAACTGGGCGCACAACTCACCGAGATGACTGAAAAGCAGGCCGATTACCTCGGTGTCCCGGTGGCCGGACCCTACAAATCGGAACACTATCGGTATTAA
- the lptG gene encoding LPS export ABC transporter permease LptG, whose product MTILTRYLTASFGRVFILALAAFTGLYLLVDFFERVDNFIEHSAAFSLYLVYFLNKIPFIATQVAPLACLLAVFTTLGNLSRYNELTALHSAGISLLRITAPLLTACLLLSMASLATGEYLVPSTIRKANFILESAVEGKPVVIYRRHNLWLRDGKNIVNIRFASPETATLQGVSVLRFDERFTLRERIDAAQATHSDKGWLATEVVRRRFEESTGAIIAVEQAEQDTLPISITPADFRVPGSKRNEDLNYRALKQLAHKLRQDGFDPTRFLVDMHARIAYPFSCLIMGFLGIPFALSKGRKSSPALGIGISVAIGILFFILQAILLAFGYSQILPPLVAAWSANLLFLLLGGWLFLSREN is encoded by the coding sequence ATGACAATTCTCACCCGCTATCTGACGGCCTCGTTCGGGCGCGTTTTCATCCTGGCACTTGCGGCCTTCACCGGTCTCTACCTGTTGGTGGACTTTTTCGAGCGGGTCGATAATTTTATCGAACACAGTGCCGCCTTCAGCCTGTACCTGGTTTATTTTCTCAACAAAATACCTTTTATCGCCACCCAGGTGGCGCCGCTGGCCTGCCTGCTGGCGGTTTTCACCACTCTGGGCAACCTGTCCCGATACAACGAACTGACTGCTCTGCACAGCGCCGGAATCAGCCTTTTGCGGATTACGGCGCCTCTGCTGACGGCCTGTCTGCTTCTGTCCATGGCCAGTCTGGCAACGGGAGAATACCTGGTCCCCTCCACCATCCGCAAAGCCAACTTTATTTTGGAGAGTGCCGTGGAGGGAAAACCCGTCGTAATATACAGGCGGCACAACCTCTGGCTGAGGGACGGCAAAAACATCGTTAACATCCGCTTCGCCTCCCCCGAAACCGCCACCCTGCAAGGGGTTTCCGTGCTGCGGTTCGACGAACGCTTCACACTCCGGGAGCGAATCGATGCCGCTCAAGCCACCCATTCGGATAAAGGTTGGCTGGCGACCGAGGTTGTCCGCCGCCGGTTCGAGGAATCAACAGGCGCTATCATCGCTGTCGAGCAAGCAGAGCAGGACACCCTTCCCATAAGCATCACCCCTGCCGACTTCCGCGTGCCGGGAAGCAAGCGAAACGAAGACCTGAACTACCGGGCCTTGAAGCAGCTGGCCCATAAACTGCGTCAGGACGGTTTCGACCCCACCCGCTTCCTGGTGGACATGCATGCCCGTATCGCCTACCCCTTCTCCTGTCTGATCATGGGTTTCCTCGGTATCCCTTTCGCTCTAAGCAAGGGCCGAAAAAGCAGTCCGGCCCTGGGCATCGGCATCAGCGTGGCCATCGGAATCCTGTTCTTCATCCTCCAGGCGATTCTGCTCGCCTTCGGCTACTCCCAGATCCTGCCACCCCTGGTCGCCGCCTGGTCCGCCAACCTTCTGTTTCTGCTTCTGGGAGGCTGGCTTTTCCTGTCTCGAGAAAATTAA
- the lptF gene encoding LPS export ABC transporter permease LptF produces MSRTLIHRYIFREIAVPTVMSVAIFTFVLLLGKILKLVELVINKGVPPLDIARLFLFLLPSFLVVTLPLSFLLGVMLAFGRLSADREITACKSNGISLYQLAAPVVALGLVVSLMTGLTTLVLRPASENAFRQQLFKISASRASVALQPNVFNDTFDGLILYANEIDDQTGVMQGVFISDERNENLPSIITAARGRLAPNRDTMSMVLSLENGVIHRRVTNSPRNAYQILQFVDYDINLELGRTGLEEDARKGKKPKEMGLGELKAAIEEKSDRRGKLLTELHSRYALPLAPLLFAMIGIPLGIQPHRSGRGGAFALGLFTFLCYYLLSSFTETLVVDGNAPVSIIWLPNLLFLACGLFIFRRTAEERSLKFFSWLEGNLLPALTRLLPGRKKS; encoded by the coding sequence ATGTCCAGGACCCTCATTCACCGTTATATCTTCAGGGAAATCGCCGTCCCTACCGTCATGTCTGTGGCGATTTTCACTTTCGTCCTCCTCCTGGGGAAAATCCTGAAACTTGTTGAGCTGGTCATCAACAAGGGGGTTCCTCCCTTGGATATTGCCCGTCTGTTTCTCTTTCTGCTGCCTTCCTTCCTGGTCGTCACCCTGCCTCTTTCCTTTCTGCTCGGCGTCATGCTCGCCTTCGGCAGGCTCTCCGCCGATCGTGAAATCACGGCCTGCAAATCGAACGGAATCAGCCTTTATCAACTGGCTGCCCCGGTCGTAGCACTGGGTCTGGTCGTCAGCCTGATGACCGGCCTTACGACCCTGGTCCTGCGCCCGGCCAGTGAAAATGCTTTCCGGCAACAGCTTTTCAAGATCAGCGCCAGTCGCGCCAGCGTCGCCCTGCAGCCCAATGTCTTCAACGACACCTTCGACGGTCTGATCCTGTATGCCAATGAAATCGATGATCAGACCGGAGTCATGCAGGGGGTTTTCATTTCCGACGAACGCAATGAAAACCTGCCTTCTATTATCACCGCCGCCCGTGGGCGGCTCGCGCCGAACCGCGATACCATGAGCATGGTGCTGAGTCTGGAAAACGGCGTCATCCATCGCCGGGTCACGAACAGTCCACGAAACGCTTATCAGATCCTGCAGTTTGTCGACTACGACATCAATCTCGAACTCGGCCGTACTGGCCTGGAAGAGGATGCCCGCAAAGGCAAAAAACCGAAAGAGATGGGTCTTGGGGAACTTAAGGCAGCCATTGAAGAAAAGAGCGACAGACGGGGGAAGCTTCTGACCGAGCTGCACTCGCGCTACGCACTGCCCCTGGCACCGCTGCTGTTCGCCATGATCGGCATCCCGCTCGGTATCCAGCCGCATCGGTCAGGCCGTGGAGGCGCCTTCGCTCTCGGTCTCTTCACATTTCTCTGCTATTACCTGCTATCCTCCTTCACGGAGACCCTGGTTGTCGACGGCAATGCACCGGTTTCGATCATCTGGCTGCCCAACCTGCTCTTTCTGGCATGCGGGCTGTTTATCTTTCGCCGCACTGCGGAGGAAAGATCTCTGAAGTTTTTCTCCTGGTTGGAAGGGAACCTCCTCCCGGCCCTGACCCGGCTTCTCCCCGGGAGGAAAAAATCATGA
- the rpsB gene encoding 30S ribosomal protein S2, whose translation MAQITMKQLLEAGVHFGHQTKRWNPKMKPYIFGARNGIYIIDLQKTVRYFKNAYNFIRETVQNGEKVLFVGTKKQAQDAIREETERAGQFFVDNRWLGGMLTNFSTIKRSIERLKKIEMMSQDGTYQLLTKKEVLGLEREREKLEKTLGGIKGMSKLPGAIFVIDPKKETIAVKEARKLGIPVVAVVDTNCDPDDIDYIIPGNDDAIRAIRLFAARMADACIEGGEARQAELRTDEEEGAAVETAAAVEAVVEEDEAASGEA comes from the coding sequence ATGGCCCAGATCACCATGAAGCAACTGCTCGAGGCCGGTGTCCATTTCGGTCACCAGACCAAGCGCTGGAACCCCAAGATGAAGCCTTACATCTTCGGCGCCCGCAACGGAATCTACATCATCGACCTGCAGAAAACCGTCCGTTACTTCAAGAATGCCTACAATTTCATCCGCGAAACCGTTCAGAACGGGGAAAAAGTTCTTTTCGTCGGCACCAAGAAGCAGGCCCAGGATGCCATTCGCGAGGAGACCGAGCGCGCCGGTCAATTCTTTGTGGACAATCGCTGGCTCGGCGGTATGCTGACCAATTTTTCCACCATCAAGCGTAGCATCGAACGGCTCAAGAAGATTGAAATGATGTCGCAGGACGGAACCTACCAGCTCCTGACCAAAAAGGAAGTGCTGGGACTCGAACGGGAAAGGGAAAAGCTGGAGAAGACCCTTGGCGGTATCAAGGGGATGTCAAAGCTTCCCGGAGCCATTTTCGTGATCGATCCGAAAAAGGAAACCATCGCCGTCAAGGAAGCCCGCAAGCTGGGTATCCCCGTGGTCGCCGTGGTGGATACCAACTGTGATCCCGATGATATCGACTATATCATTCCCGGCAATGACGATGCCATCCGTGCCATCCGGCTGTTTGCAGCCCGCATGGCGGATGCCTGCATCGAGGGCGGCGAAGCCCGTCAGGCCGAACTGCGCACCGATGAAGAGGAAGGTGCCGCGGTTGAAACTGCCGCTGCCGTCGAAGCTGTCGTCGAGGAAGACGAAGCAGCCTCCGGCGAAGCCTGA
- the tsf gene encoding translation elongation factor Ts gives MNISASMVSELRAKTGAGMMDCKKALTEAAGNMDEAVDILRKKGLSAAAKKAGRIAAEGLVVAAGAGNVGVLVEVNSETDFVAKNEAFQNFCAGVAQSVLNSAPADLEGLMAAQFPGTGRTVAEEQTHQVATIGENINVRRFCRFEVPAGAVVSYVHGVGKIGVLVELATEKAQEEKVMSLGRNLAMHVAAANPQYLNRAEVPAEVVAKEKDIMRAKAKDSGKPDNIIEKIIEGQVNKFFGEVCLLEQAYVIDPDQKVEKVVAGVAKEIGSSIVLNRFARFALGEGIEKREDDFASEVASMTK, from the coding sequence GTGAACATTTCTGCTTCAATGGTTTCCGAACTGCGCGCCAAAACCGGTGCCGGCATGATGGACTGCAAAAAAGCCCTGACCGAAGCGGCCGGCAACATGGACGAGGCCGTGGACATTCTGCGCAAAAAAGGTCTTTCCGCCGCCGCAAAAAAGGCTGGCCGGATCGCTGCGGAAGGGCTTGTCGTGGCTGCCGGCGCAGGCAATGTCGGTGTTCTGGTGGAAGTGAACTCCGAGACCGACTTCGTCGCCAAGAACGAGGCCTTCCAGAATTTTTGTGCCGGTGTGGCGCAGAGTGTGCTGAACAGCGCCCCCGCCGATCTTGAAGGTCTGATGGCGGCACAATTCCCCGGTACCGGCAGAACCGTTGCCGAGGAGCAGACCCATCAGGTTGCCACCATTGGTGAAAATATCAATGTGCGCCGTTTCTGCCGGTTCGAAGTGCCGGCCGGTGCCGTAGTCTCCTATGTTCACGGTGTGGGCAAGATCGGAGTACTCGTCGAGCTGGCAACCGAAAAGGCTCAGGAGGAGAAGGTGATGTCCTTGGGCCGCAATCTGGCCATGCACGTCGCTGCAGCCAATCCCCAATACCTGAATCGTGCCGAGGTTCCTGCCGAAGTTGTAGCAAAAGAGAAGGACATCATGAGGGCAAAGGCCAAGGACAGCGGCAAGCCCGACAATATCATCGAGAAGATCATCGAAGGTCAGGTCAACAAGTTCTTCGGTGAGGTTTGCCTTCTGGAGCAGGCCTATGTCATCGATCCCGACCAGAAGGTCGAAAAGGTGGTGGCCGGCGTCGCCAAGGAAATCGGCAGCAGCATCGTCCTGAACCGTTTTGCCCGGTTCGCTCTTGGCGAAGGTATCGAGAAGCGGGAAGATGATTTCGCTTCCGAAGTCGCATCCATGACCAAGTAA